The proteins below are encoded in one region of Brassica napus cultivar Da-Ae chromosome A6, Da-Ae, whole genome shotgun sequence:
- the LOC125609930 gene encoding ABC transporter F family member 4-like, translating into MTSKAVTEKARRSKRQAGLDVSPQLSLTAKKPKQNAPKVNAELQSPAAEMEDVELTGSEEVEQDAEPEEEEEEDKDDETEPPEEEEDKDDDTEPPEEEEEEDKDDETEPPEEEDKDDETEPPINRVSTPSETQTQQSDNQVKKTRGPTKMRKVAKHIEDKGRFNLTEEWQKDVVFKQMGCLWRASKSRLSFMVRATKNKAQLQKMKPNNIQSATSWNNWVKGRCTSAFQEQSDKYRELRKGQIPHTTSRKGMIRLADDVKKNTSDPKQVTRTKVWVAGHTHSDRRPVHEEFADTIEKIKRIDSEMDSSSADNIGEDAVSQVLGKDKP; encoded by the exons ATGACTTCCAAAGCTGTTACTGAGAAGGCGCGTCGCAGTAAGCGCCAAGCCGGCCTTGATGTTAGTCCACAACTGTCTTTAACTGCGAAGAAACCTAAGCAGAATGCTCCAAAGGTTAATGCAGAATTACAGTCACCAGCTGCAGAAATGGAAGATGTCGAGCTTACCGGTTCTGAAGAAGTCGAACAAGATGcagaaccagaagaagaagaagaagaagataaagacgATGAGACTGAAccaccagaagaagaagaagataaagacgATGACACTGAAccaccagaagaagaagaagaagaagataaagacgATGAGACTGAAccaccagaagaagaagataaagacgATGAGACTGAACCACCAATAAACAGAGTCAGCACTCCATCGGAGACACAGACTCAACAGTCAGATAACCAAGTGAAGAAGACAAGAGGTCCAACAAAAATGCGGAAAGTCGCAAAACATATAGAGGACAAG GGAAGATTCAACTTGACTGAAGAATGGCAAAAGGATGTAGTGTTCAAGCAGATGGGTTGTTTGTGGAGGGCCTCTAAATCtagactttctttcatggttAGAGCTACAAAAAACAAGGCTCAACTACAGAAGATGAAACCCAACAACATACAATCTGCTACATCTTGGAACAATTGGGTGAAAGGAAGATGTACTTCAGCTTTTCAG GAACAAAGTGATAAGTACAGGGAACTCAGGAAGGGTCAAATTCCTCATACCACTAGCCGTAAAGGCATGATTCGGCTTGCAGATGATGTG AAGAAAAACACTTCCGATCCTAAGCAAGTAACTAGAACTAAGGTTTGGGTTGCTGGTCATACACATTCTGATAGAAGACCAGTGCATGAAGAATTCGCAGATACCATA GAGAAGATAAAGAGAATTGACAGTGAAATGGACTCAAGTTCAGCAGATAATATTGGTGAAGATGCTGTCTCCCAGGTTCTAGGAAAAGATAAACCATGA
- the LOC106430817 gene encoding protein SUPPRESSOR OF npr1-1, CONSTITUTIVE 1-like, producing MANSSSEDSQSRSVWKYDAFLSFRGTDVRKKFISHLNDALTEEGIITFHDDRDLERGNPILKGLEEAMNQSRFAIVVVSEDYATSQWCLRELAFMVELAEKKKRFDLIPIFYEIDPSALKSRTGCFNKAFEDHEKRFDAETVRKWRRAVDIVANISGWDSKTRSDDSKLIQEVVGDLCERLYSEPSDETSEFVGMSLHKKRIESLLSKDDSDDDDDVKMVGVWGMGGRGKTTIAKCVYESLSTHFPSRCFLGNVKDDFHKHGESSSSHLRKQIMSEIFPKSPLNARCVSPEAMKRRLRGKKVLLILDDVDDIQQLQELAGDCKWFGPGSRVIITTRDKRVLDEHSVKHIYEVKPLRTTQALQLLSKHAFKTNRPQAEFRQLCLDIVEQLCGLPLALRVIGASLYGRNIAFWEDKLCILRNSLDKSISTPLKVSYDALDEHEKTVFLYVAGCFNGEYMDRAIMVLDPFVIRSKPRLVTLMEKSLISMSNNTRLWVHDLLQDMAKDITCEGKMKKRKMMWNFLDIKGLFTETMAGGSKDIEVESIILNMAEETGLCVNPETFKRMRELKFLKIHNNSTAAGSKVCIVNVEDFDYLPPLRYLHWEAYNLKSLPAKFETNVLVELNLPDSSVETLWSGSQDLGSLRHMNLNRCRNLIEIPDLSKARSLECLCLCDCESLVELPSSLGHLDKLVKLSMLNCKKLKSLPCNIKLKSLKTLSLDGCINIEEFPFVSDVIEELGLRCTSIELVPDSISRLSKLTELRLSHCKRLKNLPDTFGNLTSLKHLTLTCCPNITVFPMLGNGIETLSLNGTPIEEVPSWIGDKVNLTCLDMSECKKLHNLPHSLRNLKNLKLLYLRGCINITEIPQVAGEMRRLDLYGTSIEKYGILSEEEALVLHNRDMDFLKGFLTRYVRMYKRKRNSR from the exons ATGGCAAATTCTTCATCGGAGGATTCGCAGTCTCGATCTGTGTGGAAGTACGATGCCTTCCTGAGTTTCAGAGGGACAGATGTTCGCAAAAAATTCATCAGCCATCTCAACGATGCTCTCACTGAGGAAGGAATCATAACCTTCCACGACGACAGAGACCTTGAGAGAGGCAATCCGATCTTGAAAGGACTCGAGGAAGCGATGAATCAGTCGAGATTCGCAATCGTCGTTGTCTCCGAAGACTACGCTACATCTCAATGGTGCTTGAGAGAGCTTGCGTTTATGGTCGAGTTAGCTGAGAAGAAGAAACGCTTCGACTTGATCCCTATATTCTATGAAATCGATCCTTCAGCCTTGAAGAGCCGAACCGGTTGTTTTAACAAAGCTTTTGAGGATCATGAGAAGAGATTTGATGCTGAGACAGTGAGAAAGTGGAGAAGGGCTGTGGATATAGTTGCCAACATATCAGGCTGGGATTCCAAAACCAG GAGCGATGACTCAAAGCTTATACAAGAAGTTGTTGGAGATCTTTGTGAGAGGTTATACTCAGAGCCATCAGACGAAACAAGTGAATTTGTAGGGATGAGTCTGCATAAGAAACGAATAGAATCTCTTTTATCAAAGGAcgactctgatgatgatgatgatgtcaaAATGGTAGGAGTCTGGGGTATGGGGGGAAGAGGGAAAACAACCATCGCTAAATGTGTCTACGAATCCCTCTCCACTCATTTTCCCAGTCGTTGCTTTCTCGGAAACGTGAAAGATGATTTCCATAAACATGGTGAATCATCATCATCCCATCTGCGgaagcaaatcatgtctgaaaTTTTCCCCAAAAGCCCCCTGAATGCACGCTGCGTCAGCCCCGAGGCGATGAAGCGGAGGCTACGCGGCAAGAAGGTTCTTCTCATCCTCGATGATGTTGACGACATTCAGCAACTCCAAGAATTGGCTGGAGACTGCAAGTGGTTCGGACCAGGAAGCAGGGTCATTATAACGACGCGTGACAAGCGCGTGTTAGATGAGCACTCTGTCAAACACATTTATGAAGTGAAGCCTCTTAGGACCACACAAGCGCTTCAGCTTCTCAGCAAGCATGCCTTCAAAACGAATCGTCCACAAGCAGAGTTCAGACAACTCTGTTTAGATATTGTGGAGCAGCTTTGTGGTCTTCCTTTAGCGCTTCGGGTCATTGGTGCGTCTCTGTATGGTCGGAATATAGCATTTTGGGAAGATAAGCTGTGTATACTGAGAAACAGTCTTGATAAATCTATATCAACGCCGTTAAAAGTAAGTTATGATGCATTGGACGAGCATGAAAAGACTGTGTTTCTTTATGTCGCTGGTTGCTTCAACGGGGAATATATGGATCGAGCGATTATGGTACTAGATCCCTTTGTGATCAGATCCAAACCGAGGTTGGTAACTCTGATGGAGAAGTCTCTGATTAGTATGTCAAACAATACGAGGCTATGGGTTCATGATTTACTTCAAGACATGGCTAAGGATATCACTTGCGAAGGAAAAATGAAGAAGCGTAAGATGATGTGGAACTTTTTGGATATCAAAGGCTTGTTCACTGAAACTATGGCAGGGGGGAGTAAAGACATTGAGGTTGAAAGTATAATCCTCAACATGGCTGAAGAAACAGGGCTTTGCGTTAACCCCGAAACGTTTAAGAGGATGCGCGAACTCAAATTTCTTAAAATTCATAATAATTCAACTGCTGCGGGGAGCAAAGTGTGTATCGTCAACGTCGAAGATTTTGACTACCTCCCTCCACTAAGATATCTTCACTGGGAGGCTTACAATTTAAAGTCACTGCCTGCAAAGTTTGAGACTAACGTTCTAGTTGAGCTCAACCTCCCTGATAGCTCAGTTGAAACACTATGGAGCGGAAGTCAG GACCTTGGAAGTCTAAGACACATGAACCTTAACAGATGCAGGAATCTGATTGAAATTCCAGACCTTTCAAAGGCAAGGAGCCTCGAGTGTTTATGCCTTTGTGATTGCGAAAGCTTGGTTGAACTCCCTTCTTCTCTTGGTCATCTTGATAAGTTAGTTAAGCTGTCCATGCTAAACTGCAAGAAACTCAAGAGTCTCCCGTGTAACATCAAATTGAAGTCTCTCAAAACTCTTTCTCTAGACGGATGCATCAACATAGAAGAATTTCCATTTGTTTCCGACGTTATTGAAGAGTTGGGACTGCGCTGCACATCAATTGAACTAGTGCCAGATTCGATCAGCCGTCTCTCGAAGCTCACAGAGCTTCGGCTATCACATTGCAAGAGACTGAAGAATCTCCCTGACACCTTTGGGAATTTGACTTCACTCAAGCATCTCACGCTGACTTGCTGCCCCAACATCACAGTGTTTCCAATGCTTGGCAATGGAATAGAAACTTTGTCCTTGAACGGAACACCGATCGAGGAAGTTCCCTCATGGATAGGGGATAAGGTGAATCTGACGTGTCTTGACATGTCAGAGTGCAAGAAGCTCCATAATCTGCCTCACTCGCTGAGAAACCTGAAAAACCTGAAGCTGCTCTATCTCCGAGGATGCATTAATATCACTGAGATCCCACAGGTTGCAGGGGAAATGAGAAGATTGGATTTATATGGGACGTCAATAGAGAAATATGGAATTCTCTCTGAAGAGGAAGCACTTGTGTTGCACAATCGTGATATGGACTTCTTGAAAGGGTTTCTCACTCGCTATGTCCGCATGTACAAGAGAAAACGCAACTCTAGATAG
- the LOC106430818 gene encoding cyclin-dependent kinase A-1, with translation MDQYEKVEKIGEGTYGVVYKARDKVTNETIALKKIRLEQEDEGVPSTAIREISLLKEMQHSNIVKLQDVVHSEKRLYLVFEYLDLDLKKHMDSSPDFSKDLHMIKRYVYQILRGIAYCHSHRVLHRDLKPQNLLIDRRTNSLKLADFGLARAFGIPVRTFTHEVVTLWYRAPEILLGSHHYSTPVDIWSVGCIFAEMISQKPLFPGDSEIDQLFKIFRIMGTPTEDTWPGVTSLPDYKSAFPKWKPTDLESFVPNLDPNGIDLLSKMLLMDPTKRINARAALEHDYFKDIGVMP, from the exons ATGGATCAG TACGAGAAAGTTGAGAAGATCGGCGAAGGAACTTACGGTGTTGTGTACAAGGCACGAGACAAGGTCACCAATGAGACTATTGCTTTGAAGAAGATCCGCCTCGAGCAGGAGGATGAAGGTGTTCCTAGCACTGCCATTAGAGAAATCTCTCTTTTGAAGGAAATGCAGCACAGCAACATTGTCAA GCTGCAGGATGTAGTGCACAGCGAGAAGCGTTTGTATCTTGTTTTCGAGTATCTTGACTTGGATCTCAAAAAGCACATGGACTCTTCTCCTGATTTCTCCAAGGATCTTCATATGATCAAA AGGTATGTTTACCAGATTCTCCGTGGAATCGCGTATTGCCACTCTCACAGGGTTCTCCATCGTGACCTCAAGCCACAGAATTTGTTGATTGATCGCCGCACCAACTCACTAAAGCTTGCTGATTTTGGACTGGCCAGAGCTTTCGGTATCCCTGTCAGGACTTTTACTCATGAG GTGGTTACTCTCTGGTACCGAGCACCAGAGATACTTCTAGGGTCTCATCACTACTCTACACCGGTTGATATTTGGTCTGTGGGATGCATATTTGCCGAGATGATCAGCCAAAAGCCCTTGTTTCCTGGAGACTCCGAGATTGATCAACTCTTCAAGATATTCAG AATCATGGGAACTCCAACGGAGGATACATGGCCTGGGGTAACTTCGCTGCCGGATTATAAATCTGCTTTCCCAAAATGGAAACCAACG GACTTGGAATCTTTTGTCCCAAACCTGGATCCTAATGGCATAGATCTCCTTTCT AAAATGCTGTTGATGGATCCAACCAAAAGAATCAACGCAAGAGCCGCCCTGGAGCATGATTACTTCAAGGATATTGGCGTCATGCCGTAG
- the LOC106430791 gene encoding uncharacterized protein LOC106430791: MDKSWVWLPRNSLEYEKGASEFVSSSSKRLGDPDEMFCPCVDCRNVCHQSSEKVFEHLVIRGMDEKYKSCKFWSKHRETRPDKSANVIWSENEAYDLFRTTFMRSQGSEGYAEENAGVFEGTDTPEEVEFRKKLKDAETPLYPNCLKFTKVAAIMGLYRIKVKSGMSENYFDQLLSLVHDLLPGENVLPKSTDEMKKFLKQFGFGYDVIHVCKNDCILYRKEFEDAVNCPRCSESRWEKDTQTGEEKKGIPVKVLRYFPIKDMFRRMFRSKRLAEDLCWHSTNASEDGTMRHPVDSLTWAQINNKWPEFAAEARNLRLGISTDGMNPFSIQNTKHSTWPVLLVKYNMAPTKCMRSENIMLTMLIPGPTAPSNNIDVYLQPLIEDLHDLWTEGMEVYDSFKKESFTLRAMLMWSITDYPGLGTLAGCKVKGKQACNVCGKGTPHRWLKFSRKHVYMENRKRLRPSHPYRRRKGWFDNTVEVGTAKRLQSGCDIFDSLKDFKNDFGKPLPKKSKQKRIEGGEDDVLSADDREEDDDLWRWKKKSIFFDLPYWKDMPVRHNIDVMHVEKNVSDALLSILMHSAKSKNGLKARNDLEEMGIRSNLHTQARGKKTYLPPAAYWLSKEEKRKFCRRLSNFRGPDGYCANIANCVSLDPPSIGGMKSHDHHVLMQNLLPVALRGLLPKGPRIAVTRICNFFNRLCQRILDPEMLLALETEIMETMCQLERFFPPALFDIMFHLPLHLAREARLGGPVLFRWMYPFERYMKTLKAYVKNFARPEAFPVEEATTRNDDVEATQNVLEGRPLHKATEVTLTDKERDIAHRYILMNTAVLDPYVQ; this comes from the exons ATGGATAAATCTTGGGTCTGGTTACCAAG GAATAGCCTTGAGTATGAGAAAGGAGCTAGTGAGTTTGTGTCTTCTTCATCAAAACGTTTAGGTGATCCAGATGAAATGTTCTGCCCTTGTGTTGATTGTCGCAATGTCTGCCACCAATCTAGTGAGAAAGTTTTCGAGCACCTGGTGATTAGAGGAATGGATGAGAAGTACAAGAGCTGTAAGTTTTGGTCTAAACACAGGGAAACAAGACCTGATAAGTCAGCTAATGTGATCTGGTCTGAAAATGAGGCTTACGACTTGTTCAGAACAACCTTCATGCGAAGTCAAGGCAGCGAAGGATACGCAGAGGAGAATGCTGGAGTGTTTGAGGGCACTGATACGCCAGAAGAAGTTGAGTTTAGAAAGAAGTTAAAGGATGCAGAAACTCCGTTGTACCCAAACTGTCTGAAATTTACAAAGGTTGCTGCAATCATGGGACTTTACAGGATAAAGGTGAAGAGTGGGATGTCTGAGAACTATTTCGATCAGCTTCTGTCCCTAGTTCATGATCTGCTTCCCGGTGAAAACGTTCTACCTAAGTCTACAGATGAGATGAAGAAGTTTCTGAAACAGTTTGGTTTTGGGTATGATGTCATCCACGTCTGCAAGAATGACTGTATTTTGTATAGAAAAGAGTTTGAGGATGCAGTCAACTGTCCAAGATGTAGTGAATCAAGATGGGAGAAGGATACGCAGACTGGTGAGGAGAAGAAAGGGATTCCTGTTAAGGTGCTTAGGTATTTTCCGATTAAAGACATGTTCAGGAGAATGTTTAGATCAAAGCGGTTGGCAGAGGACTTGTGTTGGCACTCAACTAATGCTTCTGAAGATGGAACTATGCGTCATCCAGTAGATTCATTGACTTGGGCTCAGATAAACAACAAATGGCCAGAGTTCGCTGCTGAAGCAAGAAACCTAAGACTAGGAATTTCAACAGATGGCATGAATCCGTTCTCTATCCAGAACACGAAGCATAGCACATGGCCTGTTCTATTAGTCAAATACAATATGGCTCCGACAAAGTGTATGAGGTCCGAGAACATCATGTTGACAATGTTGATACCTGGTCCAACCGCACCTAGCAACAACATTGATGTATATCTACAGCCATTGATAGAGGACTTGCATGATTTGTGGACAGAAGGTATGGAAGTTTATGATTCGTTTAAGAAGGAGAGTTTTACACTTAGAGCTATGTTGATGTGGAGTATCACCGACTATCCTGGTTTAGGCACATTAGCTGGGTGTAAAGTGAAAGGGAAGCAAGCGTGTAATGTCTGCGGGAAGGGTACACCTCATAGGTGGCTAAAGTTTAGTCGCAAACATGTTTACATGGAGAACAGGAAGCGGCTCAGGCCTAGTCATCCTTATAGAAGAAGGAAAGGATGGTTTGACAATACAGTGGAGGTTGGTACTGCAAAGAGGCTTCAGAGTGGCTGCGATATATTTGACAGTCTTAAGGACTTTAAAAACGATTTTGGGAAACCTTTACCTAAGAAGAGTAAGCAAAAAAGGATAGAAGGAGGTGAAGATGATGTTCTTTCAGCTGACGACcgtgaggaagatgatgatctgTGGCGGTggaagaaaaaatctattttctttGACTTACCTTATTGGAAG GATATGCCTGTGAGGCATAACATCGACGTCATGCACGTCGAGAAGAACGTGTCTGATGCGTTGTTGTCTATACTGATGCATAGTGCGAAATCTAAGAATGGACTGAAAGCAAGAAATGATTTAGAAGAGATGGGTATTAGAAGCAACTTACATACACAAGCTAGGGGGAAGAAAACTTACTTGCCTCCAGCTGCGTATTGGCTTTCaaaggaagagaaaagaaagtTCTGCCGAAGGTTATCCAACTTCAGAGGCCCTGATGGATACTGTGCCAATATAGCTAACTGTGTCTCACTGGATCCTCCTTCTATTGGCGGCATGAAGTCACATGATCATCATGTTCTTATGCAGAATCTCTTACCAGTAGCGTTGAGAGGTTTACTTCCAAAAGGACCTCGGATAGCAGTGACTCGCATATGCAATTTCTTCAACAGACTCTGCCAACGCATTCTTGATCCAGAGATGCTACTTGCACTAGAAACAGAGATCATGGAGACAATGTGCCAGCTAGAGAGATTCTTCCCACCTGCATTATTTGATATCATGTTTCACCTTCCACTGCATCTGGCAAGAGAAGCACGCTTGGGTGGCCCTGTTCTCTTCAGGTGGATGTACCCATTTGAGAG GTATATGAAGACACTTAAGGCATATGTGAAGAATTTCGCAAGACCTGAAGCTT TTCCAGTAGAAGAAGCAACTACAAGAAATGATGATGTAGAGGCGACTCAAAATGTACTAGAAGGCCGTCCACTGCACAAAGCTACAGAAGTCACACTTACTGATAAGGAGAGAGATATAGCTCATCGGTACATCCTCATGAATACTGCAGTCTTGGATCCTTATGTTCAGTAA